Proteins co-encoded in one Sulfurimonas sp. HSL1-2 genomic window:
- a CDS encoding 2-oxoacid:acceptor oxidoreductase subunit alpha, producing MTSRELAAYDGREGRPAYVAYKGKVYDVSESPMWAEGNHQGMHQAGRDLTPMLEGAPHGEEVFERYSVVGTLEAEPRQQADDDPPAPPDSAKERRRRWQALYRRYHPHPMTVHFPIALHLFATLMDLLFFAVPTALYAAAVFYTFLAATVMGAVAMVPGLISWRINYGGIWRRPFAVKIILSVAMLVAGVVAIVLYMEEPGIVYTWRAESIAYHAIVLLTGAGVIVLGYYGGKITWGESMPYPQVQTTSTPAPAAASGPAPSPETDAKLPSAGRYEVPFAADASLPPLLGPLSAASTPPGTAQSLSILIGGAAGMGIDTLEKLLSDAFVRSGYYVYSSKEFMSRVRGGSNTTLIRIADAPLQAPCWEVDLFIALDALALTHAAPRLTVQTVVLTDERFAAEAPGAIAVAMQREAQRLGDARYANTYAAGLVYGMLGLESDTLKAVVQARFSGDEGNAAAVQAGAEAGRTLQHPPLPPLPHSHPEGAAALHLMDGTTACGFGFLAGGCNFVASYPMSPSTGVLNFMAGMSKRFEIAVEQSEDEIASIHLVMGAWYAGARALTTTSGGGFALMGEGISLSGITETPAVVYLAQRPGPATGLPTRSEQGDLNLALHSGHGPFPRIVLAPGSLHECVELGHLAFELADRWQVPVIVLSDQYLADTMAMTGDVDFAAFAQRRYIVPAAETYNRYVDTPSGVSPRAVPGGGEGLVCSDGHEHDARGQITEDFRVREAMVAKRARKAEGIRAEAWAPEVRGAGSIAVIGWGSSRGAIAEALARLGDDRTCQVHFAWMHPLNPEQLSFLETYDYRVVVENNADGAFAEQLALHGIVADRRILQSNGFAYFADQLAAELAAVLKELS from the coding sequence ATGACTTCGCGTGAACTCGCGGCGTATGACGGCCGTGAAGGAAGACCTGCCTATGTTGCCTATAAAGGGAAGGTCTACGACGTTTCCGAGAGCCCGATGTGGGCGGAGGGGAACCACCAGGGGATGCACCAGGCAGGTCGGGACCTGACCCCGATGCTCGAGGGTGCCCCGCACGGCGAGGAGGTGTTTGAACGCTACAGCGTCGTCGGCACCCTGGAAGCGGAGCCGCGGCAGCAGGCCGACGACGACCCGCCCGCTCCCCCGGACAGTGCAAAGGAACGCCGCCGCCGCTGGCAGGCGCTTTACCGCCGCTACCATCCCCATCCTATGACCGTTCATTTCCCCATCGCCCTTCACCTTTTTGCCACGCTGATGGACCTGCTCTTTTTCGCCGTGCCGACTGCGCTCTATGCCGCCGCCGTTTTCTATACCTTCCTGGCGGCGACGGTTATGGGGGCGGTCGCGATGGTACCGGGGCTGATCAGCTGGCGGATCAATTACGGCGGCATCTGGCGCCGCCCCTTCGCCGTCAAGATCATTCTTTCCGTAGCGATGCTGGTGGCCGGGGTTGTCGCGATCGTGCTCTATATGGAAGAACCGGGCATCGTTTACACGTGGCGGGCCGAAAGCATTGCCTACCATGCGATCGTCCTGCTGACGGGCGCGGGGGTAATCGTGCTCGGCTACTACGGCGGCAAGATCACCTGGGGCGAGAGCATGCCTTATCCCCAGGTGCAAACAACCTCCACACCCGCTCCCGCGGCGGCATCCGGGCCTGCGCCTTCGCCGGAGACGGATGCGAAACTGCCTTCGGCAGGACGGTATGAGGTGCCATTTGCCGCAGACGCTTCCCTGCCGCCGCTGCTGGGACCTCTGTCGGCAGCCTCAACCCCGCCCGGAACTGCGCAGAGTCTCTCCATACTGATCGGCGGGGCGGCAGGTATGGGGATCGATACGCTTGAGAAGCTGCTCAGTGACGCCTTTGTCCGAAGCGGCTACTACGTCTATTCGAGCAAGGAGTTCATGTCCCGGGTCCGCGGGGGGAGCAATACGACCCTTATCCGTATCGCCGATGCCCCGCTGCAGGCCCCCTGCTGGGAGGTGGACCTCTTTATTGCGCTCGATGCCCTGGCCCTGACCCATGCCGCGCCGCGCCTGACCGTGCAAACGGTCGTGCTGACCGATGAGCGTTTTGCGGCGGAGGCGCCCGGCGCGATCGCCGTTGCGATGCAGCGCGAGGCGCAGCGGCTGGGCGACGCGCGTTACGCCAACACCTATGCCGCCGGGCTGGTCTACGGGATGCTCGGCCTTGAGAGCGACACCCTGAAGGCTGTCGTGCAGGCACGGTTTTCCGGGGATGAGGGGAATGCCGCCGCGGTGCAGGCCGGGGCCGAAGCGGGCCGTACCCTTCAGCACCCTCCGCTGCCGCCATTGCCCCATTCCCATCCCGAAGGGGCCGCAGCCCTGCACCTGATGGACGGCACGACCGCCTGCGGCTTCGGCTTTCTCGCCGGGGGGTGCAACTTCGTCGCCTCCTACCCCATGTCCCCCTCCACGGGGGTGCTGAACTTTATGGCGGGGATGTCCAAACGTTTTGAGATCGCCGTGGAACAGAGCGAGGACGAGATCGCTTCGATCCACCTTGTGATGGGGGCGTGGTACGCCGGGGCGCGGGCGCTGACGACGACCTCGGGGGGCGGGTTTGCATTGATGGGCGAGGGGATCAGCCTCTCGGGCATCACGGAGACCCCCGCCGTCGTCTATCTCGCGCAGCGGCCCGGTCCGGCGACGGGGCTGCCGACCCGCAGCGAGCAGGGCGATCTGAACCTGGCGCTGCATTCGGGGCACGGCCCCTTCCCGCGGATCGTGCTTGCCCCGGGTTCACTGCATGAATGCGTCGAACTGGGCCACCTTGCCTTTGAGCTGGCCGACCGCTGGCAGGTGCCCGTCATCGTGCTCAGCGACCAGTACCTCGCCGATACGATGGCGATGACGGGCGATGTCGATTTCGCCGCATTCGCACAGCGGCGCTACATTGTGCCGGCTGCCGAAACCTACAACCGCTATGTTGATACCCCCTCGGGCGTCAGTCCCCGGGCCGTCCCGGGCGGCGGCGAGGGGCTGGTCTGCAGTGACGGGCACGAGCATGACGCAAGGGGGCAGATCACCGAGGATTTCCGTGTCCGCGAGGCGATGGTCGCCAAGCGGGCCCGCAAGGCCGAAGGCATAAGGGCCGAGGCGTGGGCACCGGAAGTGCGCGGGGCAGGCAGCATCGCCGTGATCGGCTGGGGCTCGAGCCGCGGAGCGATTGCCGAGGCCCTGGCACGACTGGGCGACGACCGGACCTGCCAGGTCCACTTCGCCTGGATGCATCCGCTCAACCCCGAACAGCTGTCCTTCCTGGAGACCTACGACTACCGTGTCGTCGTCGAAAACAATGCCGACGGCGCCTTTGCGGAGCAGCTGGCGCTGCACGGCATTGTGGCCGACCGGCGTATTCTGCAAAGCAACGGCTTTGCCTATTTCGCCGATCAGCTGGCAGCGGAACTCGCTGCCGTGCTAAAGGAGCTCTCATGA
- a CDS encoding superoxide dismutase: MAFELMKLPYEATALEPNISAETVSFHYGKHHAGYVNKLNGLIEGTPFEEAPLLNIIRDAEGGIFNNAAQVFNHDFYWLGLSAGATVPSAELAEMIARDFGSMEGFKGAFLAAAAGLFGSGWTWLVLSAENTLVIETTSNADTPVRYGRRPLLVCDVWEHAYYIDRRNARPEYLEKWWQLINWRFVSDNLAAEENDPIAGYSQPCNDNTEVCDYVDTMQANETTAT, from the coding sequence ATGGCATTCGAACTGATGAAACTGCCGTACGAAGCGACGGCGCTGGAACCCAACATCTCTGCCGAAACGGTCTCCTTCCATTACGGGAAACACCATGCCGGCTACGTCAACAAACTGAACGGCCTGATCGAGGGGACCCCCTTCGAAGAGGCACCGCTGCTCAATATCATCCGAGACGCGGAGGGCGGCATCTTCAACAACGCCGCCCAGGTCTTCAACCACGATTTCTACTGGCTGGGTCTCTCCGCAGGTGCCACGGTGCCGTCGGCGGAGCTCGCCGAGATGATTGCGCGCGACTTCGGTTCGATGGAGGGCTTCAAGGGTGCCTTCCTCGCCGCGGCGGCCGGGCTGTTCGGGTCGGGGTGGACCTGGCTCGTACTGAGCGCCGAGAACACCCTGGTGATCGAGACGACCTCCAACGCCGATACGCCCGTACGCTACGGACGGCGGCCGCTGCTGGTCTGCGACGTCTGGGAGCACGCCTATTACATCGACCGCCGCAACGCCCGGCCGGAGTACCTGGAGAAGTGGTGGCAGCTGATCAACTGGCGCTTCGTTTCCGACAACCTCGCCGCGGAGGAGAACGACCCCATCGCCGGCTACAGCCAGCCGTGCAACGACAACACCGAGGTGTGCGACTACGTCGATACGATGCAGGCAAACGAAACGACCGCCACGTAA
- a CDS encoding MATE family efflux transporter: protein MQLDLTRGSIKTHIRTLAVPACIGFFFHTLFNITDTYFAGTISTQALAALSLSFPIFFIIISLAEGMSEAVTALVGNALGAGEMETARHLAGNALFFGALLALALTAAGFAAAPALMASLGASDAYLAEALAYINVIIAGTGLFVFTFFLNALLNAVGDTVSFRNVLMAAAVINVALDAWFVRGGFGVAPMGVAGIALATVIIESMSAAYLFYRFKSKPAYRGNTPFRLDPSALGELIRQGIPPSANLALMAAGIYIITYFAAPYGQEVVAAYGVGMRIEQIILMPAVGLNVAVLAIVAQNSGARRFERIGETVGRSLFYGAVVALIGGIMLFAGAETVMDIFSKVPGVIDEGALYLRVEAFLIYPFVVIFTYVAMLQGVKRPAFIFYISLARQVVAPLIVLWILARIAPAALSVWLGIGGVVIAAAAITYWYARRILTDLSRSLH, encoded by the coding sequence GACGATCTCGACCCAGGCCCTGGCGGCCCTCTCCCTCTCCTTCCCGATCTTCTTCATCATCATCTCCCTCGCCGAAGGGATGAGCGAGGCGGTGACAGCGCTCGTCGGCAATGCGCTGGGGGCCGGCGAAATGGAAACGGCCCGCCACCTCGCCGGCAATGCACTCTTCTTCGGTGCCCTGCTCGCGCTGGCGCTGACGGCCGCAGGCTTTGCCGCCGCCCCTGCCCTGATGGCCTCGCTCGGGGCCAGCGACGCCTACCTTGCCGAAGCCCTGGCCTACATCAATGTCATCATCGCCGGGACGGGACTCTTCGTCTTCACCTTCTTCTTGAACGCACTGCTCAATGCCGTCGGAGACACCGTCTCCTTCCGCAACGTGCTCATGGCCGCCGCCGTGATCAACGTCGCGCTGGACGCCTGGTTCGTGCGCGGCGGGTTCGGCGTGGCGCCGATGGGCGTGGCAGGCATCGCCCTGGCCACGGTCATCATCGAATCCATGAGTGCCGCCTACCTCTTTTACCGCTTCAAAAGCAAACCCGCCTACCGCGGCAACACCCCCTTCCGTCTCGATCCCTCGGCGCTGGGCGAACTGATCCGGCAGGGGATTCCCCCCAGTGCCAATCTGGCGCTGATGGCCGCGGGCATCTACATCATCACCTATTTTGCCGCGCCCTACGGTCAGGAGGTCGTCGCGGCCTACGGGGTGGGCATGCGTATCGAACAGATCATCCTGATGCCCGCCGTCGGGCTCAACGTCGCGGTCCTCGCCATCGTTGCCCAGAACAGCGGCGCCCGCCGTTTCGAACGTATCGGCGAGACGGTCGGCCGCTCCCTCTTCTACGGCGCCGTCGTCGCCCTCATCGGCGGTATCATGCTGTTTGCCGGTGCCGAAACGGTCATGGACATTTTCAGTAAGGTACCGGGCGTCATTGACGAAGGGGCGCTCTACCTGCGCGTCGAGGCCTTCCTGATCTACCCCTTCGTCGTCATCTTCACCTACGTTGCGATGCTCCAGGGGGTCAAACGGCCCGCGTTCATCTTCTATATCAGCCTTGCCCGGCAGGTCGTCGCGCCGCTGATCGTGCTTTGGATACTGGCCCGCATCGCCCCGGCCGCACTCTCCGTCTGGCTCGGCATCGGCGGCGTCGTCATTGCCGCTGCCGCCATCACCTACTGGTACGCGCGCCGCATCCTGACCGACCTCTCCCGCTCCCTGCACTGA
- a CDS encoding thiamine pyrophosphate-dependent enzyme — protein sequence MKPFERENVDIGWCPGCGNFGILTLIRKVLDDLGAEGRSVVIVSGIGQAAKTPYYVDVNMFGVLHGRAVPVATAVKAANPELTVVAEGGDGDMYGEGGNHFLHAVRRNVDIVHIVHNNMIYGLTKGQASPTSQRGMETKVQVDGVGNEPFNPLAVALALRAGFVSRVNIGNPEHAKSVLKAAFLHRGYALVDIFQPCVTFNKINTFGWFKEHTYELDASHDASDLGAAMTRAMETGPFPLGIFYRRETETFDERVRHGQRRPLYLATHDAAHIQALFDAY from the coding sequence ATGAAACCGTTTGAACGCGAAAACGTCGATATCGGCTGGTGCCCGGGGTGCGGGAACTTCGGCATCCTCACGCTGATCCGCAAGGTGCTGGACGACCTCGGCGCCGAAGGGCGGAGCGTCGTCATCGTCTCAGGCATCGGACAGGCGGCGAAGACGCCCTATTACGTGGACGTCAATATGTTCGGAGTGCTGCACGGGCGTGCCGTACCCGTCGCGACGGCCGTCAAGGCGGCCAACCCCGAACTGACCGTTGTCGCCGAGGGGGGCGACGGCGATATGTACGGGGAGGGGGGCAACCACTTCCTGCATGCCGTCCGCCGCAACGTCGATATCGTGCACATCGTCCATAACAATATGATTTACGGGCTGACCAAGGGGCAGGCGTCGCCGACGAGCCAGAGAGGGATGGAAACGAAGGTGCAGGTCGACGGGGTCGGCAACGAGCCCTTCAACCCCCTGGCCGTGGCGCTGGCGCTGCGGGCGGGGTTCGTCTCCCGGGTCAATATCGGGAACCCCGAACATGCCAAAAGCGTCCTCAAAGCCGCCTTCCTGCACCGCGGTTACGCCCTGGTCGACATCTTTCAGCCCTGCGTGACCTTCAACAAGATCAACACCTTCGGCTGGTTCAAAGAGCATACTTACGAACTGGACGCCTCCCATGACGCGTCCGATCTCGGCGCGGCGATGACGCGGGCGATGGAGACTGGGCCGTTTCCACTGGGTATTTTTTACCGCCGGGAAACGGAGACCTTCGACGAACGCGTCCGCCACGGGCAGCGGCGGCCGCTCTACCTCGCGACCCATGACGCCGCGCACATCCAGGCGCTTTTTGACGCCTACTGA
- a CDS encoding DMT family transporter yields MKKFLSQTDRGVLFMLLSALISALNGAVAKLLGDDLSALEIVFFRNLIGVVIILVMLRHTPPALPGGKLHLLLLRGFFGFSAMILFFYTITVIPLGEAITLNKTSPLFVSILAFFLMKEHLSRYAVAALVIGFTGVLFISKPTGMLMGYEHFLGLLGGFFAASAYATIKTIRHVYDTRVIVLSFMGVGALAPLVLFALAPFVNAPDALAFLFPAFFWPTSPKVWALIAFMALISTLSQWLLTKAYSFSKAGIIGAVSYTNIPFAVGFGIMLGDGFPDAAVWLGIAMIVAAGLLVKKG; encoded by the coding sequence GTGAAAAAGTTTCTCTCCCAGACCGACCGCGGCGTGCTCTTCATGCTGCTCAGCGCCCTTATCTCCGCGCTCAACGGTGCCGTCGCGAAGCTGCTCGGCGACGACCTGAGCGCGCTGGAGATCGTCTTTTTCCGGAACCTCATCGGGGTCGTCATCATCCTCGTGATGCTGCGCCACACTCCGCCCGCGCTGCCCGGCGGCAAACTGCACCTGCTGCTGCTGCGCGGCTTTTTCGGCTTCAGTGCGATGATCCTCTTTTTCTATACGATCACCGTCATCCCCCTGGGCGAAGCGATCACGCTCAACAAGACCTCCCCGCTCTTCGTCTCCATTCTCGCTTTTTTCCTGATGAAGGAACACCTCAGCCGCTACGCTGTCGCGGCGCTCGTCATCGGCTTCACCGGGGTTCTCTTCATCTCCAAGCCGACGGGGATGCTGATGGGGTACGAGCACTTCCTCGGGCTGCTCGGCGGCTTCTTCGCCGCCTCCGCCTACGCGACCATCAAGACGATCCGCCACGTCTACGACACCCGCGTCATCGTCCTCTCTTTTATGGGGGTTGGCGCCCTCGCGCCGCTGGTGCTCTTCGCCCTCGCCCCCTTCGTAAACGCGCCCGACGCCCTTGCATTCCTCTTTCCTGCGTTCTTCTGGCCCACGTCGCCGAAGGTGTGGGCACTGATCGCATTCATGGCCCTTATCTCCACCCTCTCGCAGTGGCTGCTCACCAAGGCGTACAGTTTCAGCAAGGCAGGGATCATCGGGGCGGTGAGCTATACGAACATCCCCTTCGCCGTCGGTTTCGGCATCATGCTCGGCGACGGCTTCCCCGACGCCGCCGTCTGGCTGGGCATCGCCATGATCGTCGCGGCCGGACTTCTGGTCAAAAAAGGATAA